The window CGATCTCTCCGACCGGCAGCTGGCGCGGGCGGGACTCGATTACCACGACCTGGCGCGTGTCAGCGTCCATGACGACTGGGAGGTCTGCCGGCGCGCGCTGGCGGGGCGACGGATGTTCGCGCTGAGCACGAAGGGGGCGCAGCGCTACGATCGCGTCGAATACCGCGAGGGCGACGTGCTGCTGTTCGGACGGGAAACGAGCGGCCTGCCGGCCGACGTGCTCGCCGCGTTGCCCGAAGGCAACACGCTGCATATCCCGATGTGCCCGTCGAATCGCAGCGTGAACCTGTCGAACGCGGTGGCGGTCGTGGTGTTCGAGGCGTGGCGGCAGCTGGGGTTTGCCGGTGCGGCGCGCTAGGGAAGGCCGTCGGCGCCGCTGGCGGCTGGCGTCAATCTTGGCTTATTCCCGGCGCGGTTCGCGCGACAGGAGCTGTTCGACCACTTCGCGCGGCCCGAGCCGGTTGTCGTGGAGCAGCGTGTCGACCGCCGCGCACAGGGGCATCTCGACGCCGTGTCGGGCGGCGAGGCTTGCCACTTCGCGCGCCGTGGAGACGCCTTCGGCGACGTGCCCCAGTTCCGTCAGGATGTCCGCGAGCGTCTTGCCCTGCGCGAGCGCCAGGCCGACGCGGCGGTTGCGCGACAGGTCGCCGGTGCAGGTCAGGATCAGGTCGCCCATCCCCGCGAGCCCCATCAGCGTGTCGGCGCGCCCGCCGAGAGCGGTCGCCAGACGCGCCATCTCGGCGAGCCCGCGCGTGATCAATGCTGCGCGCGCGTTGAGGCCGAAGCCCATGCCGTCGGAGACGCCGGCGGCGATCGCGAGGACGTTCTTGATCGCGCCGCCGATCTCCGCCCCGACGACGTCGGTGTTGGCGTAGATCCGCAGCTGCGGCTGATGCAGCGTGCGTACCCACTCCTGCGCGAAATCGGGGTTCGACGCGGCCAGCGTGACGGCAGTCGGCATGCCGCGGGCGACCTCGGCGGCAAAGCTCGGGCCCGTGA is drawn from Azoarcus sp. DN11 and contains these coding sequences:
- a CDS encoding tRNA (cytidine(34)-2'-O)-methyltransferase — translated: MLDIVLYQPEIPPNTGNSIRLAANTGAHLHLVRPLGFDLSDRQLARAGLDYHDLARVSVHDDWEVCRRALAGRRMFALSTKGAQRYDRVEYREGDVLLFGRETSGLPADVLAALPEGNTLHIPMCPSNRSVNLSNAVAVVVFEAWRQLGFAGAAR
- a CDS encoding NAD(P)H-dependent glycerol-3-phosphate dehydrogenase, whose amino-acid sequence is MSQKRIAVFGAGAWGTALALAFSARHRVILWGRDAAHVETLAATRQNARYLPDVPLPAALDLTADFETAARGADLHLVVTPLAGLRDTAGRLNRLQPGTPLIWACKGLEAGTGRLPHEIIREELGPVAPCGVLTGPSFAAEVARGMPTAVTLAASNPDFAQEWVRTLHQPQLRIYANTDVVGAEIGGAIKNVLAIAAGVSDGMGFGLNARAALITRGLAEMARLATALGGRADTLMGLAGMGDLILTCTGDLSRNRRVGLALAQGKTLADILTELGHVAEGVSTAREVASLAARHGVEMPLCAAVDTLLHDNRLGPREVVEQLLSREPRRE